One genomic region from Bombyx mori chromosome 6, ASM3026992v2 encodes:
- the LOC101741148 gene encoding uncharacterized protein LOC101741148 encodes MSLRYTRNYYDDRFRRRNVHGESSEGGFAIQNRTSQIEETEIRNDGTQETSESNVAGSSSSHILANDVSALSRDVDRWVRPQESSTTQSTGVQDSMMDLTHRSTVRSRCTGVNSMWYIVALVMPLFSVHNCVMTLRCTPSTVMNTAEIILHHVNKLCTKARANLRRLVQDQIARDFFATAMDIVLVIYALGFLILSLYQASVFG; translated from the exons ATGTCTTTGCGATATACAAGGAATTATTATGATGATCGTTTCCGTCGGAGAAATGTTCATGGCGAGAGCTCCGAAGGTGGTTTCGCGATACAGAACCGCACCAGTCAAATAGAAGAGACTGAGATCCGAAATGATGGAACGCAGGAGACGTCAGAGTCGAAT GTTGCAGGCTCTTCATCGTCACACATTCTGGCCAACGACGTGAGTGCTCTTAGCAGAGACGTGGACAGATGGGTGAGGCCGCAAGAGTCCTCAACGACCCAAAGCACTGGGGTTCAGGACAGCAT GATGGACCTGACCCACCGTTCTACAGTCAGGTCGCGATGCACCGGAGTCAACAGCATGTGGTACATAGTCGCTTTGGTGATGCCCCTGTTCAGTGTACACAACTGTGTCATGACCCTTAGATGCACTCCAAG CACTGTCATGAACACTGCTGAAATAATCCTTCATCATGTGAACAAGCTCTGTACTAAGGCGCGAGCCAATCTCAGAAGATTAGTTCAAGATCAGATTGCGAGAGATTTCTTCGCAACTGCAATGGATATTGTACTAGTCATTTACGCTTTGGgatttttaattctttccctGTATCAAGCTTCTGTGTTTGGATGA